The Phocoena sinus isolate mPhoSin1 chromosome 8, mPhoSin1.pri, whole genome shotgun sequence nucleotide sequence GAAGTGGCCGGGGAGCCCAGTTCCTGCTGGCACCATGCTTCACTTGTGGCTGCTGAAAACGGCTCAGAATCACCCACTGTTGGTCGAGCTCAAAAACGGGGAGGCATACAATGGGCATCTAGTGAGCTGCGACAACTGGATGAACACCAACTTGCGTGAGGTGATCTGCAAGTCCAGGGACAGAGACAATTTCTGGCTGATGCCCGAGTGCTACATCCGCAGCAGCACCATCAAGTACCTGCGCATCCCCAATGAGATCATCGACACAGTCAAGGAGGAGGTGGCGGCCAAGGGCCGTGGCCGTGGTGGCCTGCAGCAGAAGCGACAGAAGGGCCATGGCACGGGGGGTGCTGGGCGAGGAGGGATCCCAAGGACCAGCAGAGATCAGCCAGAAAGGAGGCCGGGCAGAGAGGCGGGCAAACAGTGAGCCGCCCCTCTGTTCCCCAGAGACTGAGCCGCAACCACCGAGCATCTGCTCCCACCCCCGAGGCCGCTTTTCTACGCTCCAGTTTATGAGTCTGTTCAGAACAAAACGAAGAGGCAGGTGTCCGGGTAGGACCCCCTGCCTGTCTTCTGTgatcttcctctttttttgttaGCCAGGAGTTCTACAGTTGGAAATGTTATTCTGTGCTTCTGGTTTTGTGAAGTCGCAGCAGACTCGATTCCTGGAAGATTCTGTATGTAATGCATCTTTAAAGGCCTCACTCTTGTTTTAAGGTCAGGCATTTTCCAAACAGGTCTGTTTTGCATTTTGTGTTAGATCCCTGAGTGGTGAACAGAAGGGaggtttttattttaagctgTTTGCACTAAGACTGACAGCCTGGAGAATTTCCTGAAACACGGACCCCAAAATTGCTTTTTCAAAAT carries:
- the LOC116758221 gene encoding U6 snRNA-associated Sm-like protein LSm4, with protein sequence MLHLWLLKTAQNHPLLVELKNGEAYNGHLVSCDNWMNTNLREVICKSRDRDNFWLMPECYIRSSTIKYLRIPNEIIDTVKEEVAAKGRGRGGLQQKRQKGHGTGGAGRGGIPRTSRDQPERRPGREAGKQ